The following proteins are co-located in the Acropora palmata chromosome 11, jaAcrPala1.3, whole genome shotgun sequence genome:
- the LOC141897093 gene encoding P2X receptor E-like isoform X1: MSFFHYITYKLVIIRDRRIGFIYYTIAVAIVLYTLAEIFLKKGYLELDTSPEATLRFVLSDPKEDNGGNESGQIPSFENLTYCCNRDVEPSKSCTPCQFLDAQELSWPVESHTISLTTFAKDRWQMRNTSFSSMSNPTQFETIKESLYFTARPESMLVKIEHAVLATKLFSGGTDLAASQRKMKGYLIGHDGKVLRSLSADENMNPRGRADRLPIQEILNAAGVASLDEVSDALNAKGKPFRRHGIVLHVTIHYQNTDSTILGTGDITYSYHVRRIPYADYRVNQLMPVRSEREFAADSNHRAHQENRLFRKRYGIKIEFHQSGRLGHFSFPALLMHLVSGVGLLTLTATIVDILTLYILPDRFRYRRFVYEESPVLEVKKNE; the protein is encoded by the exons ATGTCGTTTTTTCACTACATTACATATAAGCTTGTAATTATACGAGATCGAAGAATTGGCTTCATATATTACACTATTGCTGTTGCTATTGTGCTATATACATTGGCTGAAATATTTCTCAAGAAAGGATACCTCGAG ttggaCACATCACCTGAAGCCACTTTGCGGTTTGTCCTATCTGACCCAAAGGAAGACAATGGTGGCAATGAAAGTGGGCAAATtccttcatttgaaaatttaaccTACTGTTGCAATAGAG ATGTGGAACCAAGCAAATCGTGTACCCCTTGTCAATTTTTGGATGCACAAGAACTATCTTGGCCAGTGGAATCACATACAATTAGTCTGACAACTTTTGCAAAGGATCGCTGGCAGATGAGAAATACCTCATTTTCCTCAATGAGTAATCCTACGCAGTTTGAAACaataaa AGAAAGCCTGTACTTTACAGCTCGGCCTGAGTCAATGTTGGTCAAGATTGAACATGCTGTATTGGCTACAAAGCTTTTTTCAGGAGGAACTGATCTTGCAGCAtcccaaaggaaaatgaaaggatATCTAATTGGTCATGATGGAAAAGTTTTGAGAAG cTTGTCAGCTGATGAAAATATGAATCCAAGAGGCAGAGCAGACAGGCTTCCTATCCAAGAAATCCTTAATGCAGCTGGAGTGGCTAGTCTTGATGAAGTCTCTGACGCTCTTAATGCCAAAGGGAAACCTTTCCGTCGGCATGGCATTGTTCTGCATGTCACAATTCATTATCAGAATACTGATTCAACTATTCTTGGAACAGG TGATATAACATACTCCTATCATGTGAGAAGAATTCCTTACGCTGACTACAGAGTCAATCAACTCATGCCAGTTAGGAGTGAGAGGGAATTTGCTGCAGATTCCAACCACAGGGCACATCAAGAAAATAGACTGTTCAGAAAACGCTATGGTATCAAGATAGAATTTCACCAAAGTGGTAGGCTAG GTCACTTCTCTTTCCCCGCGCTACTGATGCATCTTGTGTCTGGAGTGGGATTATTAACACTAACTGCAACTATAGTTGACATCTTAACACTTTACATCCTGCCTGACAGGTTTCGATATCGTCGGTTTGTGTATGAGGAATCTCCAGTACTggaagtaaagaaaaatgaatga
- the LOC141859074 gene encoding uncharacterized protein LOC141859074, which yields MEDIGDEKGYDFELGESAAARVDEDDLLDSYERYVKEADSSLDSFSDCESMGSIESDNESVEEQCKPNPDELLYSGAPLTCSSSVVLLLSFVMRHKLTREAFKDLLAVIEAHCPRPNNCKTTVNQLLEFVTQSKGHVVKHYFCSYCKAYYGKDVEHGGGICLICGQIIPKSSSNGFFIEVPIERQLQTFFLDPEFVRGLKYRFQRKKRASHNIEDVYDGALYRSKCGPEGFLSEPYNLSVKLNTDGVAIFRSSQYGVWPLFLLVNELPPLLRRKSKYRIFGGLWFGEEKPFFSTFFTPFIEALRKTEVHGIDVVLPSGAKIKSKVMALSGHFDLPARSGVLDQVQYTGHDSCSYCHEHGEVVKTGPKGHVMTFPFRDTDTGHAKPRIGQEVVAHSLDAIQKNTIVSGFKAPSPLLQLPNFDIVSGVAIDTMHCVFLGVVKQLVGLWFNSKHSGKRWYCGGSVEKVDHRLLEIKPPSVITRSPRSIQHHVKFWKATEYRNWLFYYSLPCMKGVLDDEYYQHYSLLVGGIMLLSGRSVSSEQLEMAGKFLIHFVEMFDAYYGPRYLLMNQHMLLHLKKSVSDHGPLWSSSLFVFEDWNGDKGNYFHGTQNIPSQIMTAVTTHQRLPEMIDEMPEGPAKDLVFQLCGRTDRTNRTQLKGEFYAVGALRKGKSTNAPYEEDLLLHLGIESISEITFFSRLKVGEAVFHSRAYKRVSRRNNFTVAYHKGETIAYGQVEEFFIV from the exons ATGGAAGACATAGGAGATGAGAAAGGATATGATTTTGAGTTGGGTGAGTCAGCTGCTGCCCGAGTAGACGAAGATGATCTGTTAGATTCGTATGAACGTTACGTGAAGGAGGCCGACTCTTCGCTCGATTCTTTTAGCGATTGTGAAAGCATGGGAAGCATTGAATCGGACAATGAATCAGTTGAAGAGCAATGCAAACCAAATCCCGATGAATTGCTTTATTCAGGTGCCCCGCTAACCTGCAGCTCGAGTGTTGTGTTACTGTTATCATTCGTAATGAGGCACAAGCTTACAAGGGAGGCGTTCAAAGACTTGCTCGCTGTAATTGAGGCTCACTGCCCTCGTCCAAATAACTGTAAGACCACAGTAAATCAACTGCTTGAATTTGTGACCCAGTCCAAGGGACACGTCGTGAAGCACTACTTTTGCAGTTATTGCAAGGCGTATTATGGCAAAGATGTGGAACACGGCGGAGGTATTTGCCTAATTTGTGGCCAAATTATTCCTAAATCGTCTAGTAATGGATTCTTCATTGAAGTGCCCATTGAAAGGCAACTGCAGACGTTTTTCCTCG ATCCTGAATTTGTTCGTGGCTTAAAGTACCGATTTCAACGTAAGAAGAGAGCTAGCCACAACATTGAAGATGTTTATGACGGTGCTCTTTATAGGAGCAAATGTGGACCAGAAGGCTTTCTGTCAGAACCATATAACCTCTCTGTAAAGCTGAATACAGATGGTGTCGCCATTTTTCGCTCCTCTCAGTATGGAGTATGGCCTTTGTTTCTCCTTGTCAATGAGTTGCCACCATTATTACG GAGGAAAAGCAAGTACAGAATATTTGGTGGCTTGTGGTTTGGGGAAGAAAAACCATTCTTCTCCACTTTCTTCACACCCTTTATTGAAGCACTGCGAAAGACAGAAGTTCATG gAATTGATGTCGTACTTCCTAGTGGAGCAAAGATAAAATCAAAGGTCATGGCACTCTCTGGTCATTTCGATCTTCCTGCCCGCTCAGGAGTCCTAGACCAGGTTCAGTATACAGGACATGATAGCTGTAGTTATTGTCATGAACATGGTGAGGTTGTGAAAACTGGTCCAAAAGGTCATGTGATGACATTCCCATTTCGTGACACTGACACTGGACATGCCAAACCACGGATTGGCCAAGAAGTTGTAGCTCATTCACTGGATGCTATCCAGAAAAACACAATA GTTTCAGGGttcaaggcaccaagtccatTATTGCAGCTTCCAAACTTTGATATTGTCAGTGGTGTGGCCATTGACACAATGCACTGTGTGTTTCTCGGAGTGGTGAAGCAACTAGTTGGCCTATGGTTTAATTCCAAACACAGTGGGAAAAGATGGTATTGCGGGGGTAGTGTAGAGAAAGTGGACCACCGGCTGCTGGAGATTAAGCCACCCAGTGTCATCACCAGGAGTCCCAGAAGCATACAACATCatgtgaaattttggaaag cAACAGAGTACCGTAATTGGCTGTTTTATTACTCTCTGCCATGCATGAAAGGTGTGCTTGACGATGAGTACTACCAACATTATTCTTTGCTGGTTGGTGGTATCATGTTGCTGTCAGGAAGATCAGTTTCTTCAGAACAGCTGGAAATGGCTGGAAAGTTCCTGATACATTTTGTTGAGATGTTTGACGCCTATTATG GTCCAAGGTACTTGCTTATGAATCAGCACATGCTTCTTCATCTTAAAAAATCTGTGTCTGACCATGGTCCATTGTGGAGCAGTTCCCTGTTTGTGTTTGAGGATTGGAATGGAGACAAAGGGAACTATTTCCATGGGACGCAGAATATTCCAAGTCAG ATAATGACTGCTGTCACAACTCATCAACGTCTCCCAGAAATGATAGACGAGATGCCTGAAGGACCTGCCAAGGATTTGGTTTTCCAGCTGTGTGGACGAACTGACAG GACAAACAGAACACAGCTGAAAGGTGAATTTTATGCAGTTGGAGCATTGAGAAAAGGCAAATCCACCAATGCACCCTATGAAGAAGACCTTCTTTTACATCTTGGCATAGAATCCATTTCTGAAATCACATTTTTCTCAAGGCTTAAAGTAGGGGAAGCAGTGTTCCACTCCAGAGCCTACAAGAGGGTTTCTAggagaaataattttacagttgcATATCACAAGGGGGAAACCATAGCCTATGGGCAAGTGGAAGAATTCTTCATTGTTTAG
- the LOC141897093 gene encoding P2X receptor E-like isoform X2, translating to MNTTEICWYNKKIYLSYTKQLDTSPEATLRFVLSDPKEDNGGNESGQIPSFENLTYCCNRDVEPSKSCTPCQFLDAQELSWPVESHTISLTTFAKDRWQMRNTSFSSMSNPTQFETIKESLYFTARPESMLVKIEHAVLATKLFSGGTDLAASQRKMKGYLIGHDGKVLRSLSADENMNPRGRADRLPIQEILNAAGVASLDEVSDALNAKGKPFRRHGIVLHVTIHYQNTDSTILGTGDITYSYHVRRIPYADYRVNQLMPVRSEREFAADSNHRAHQENRLFRKRYGIKIEFHQSGRLGHFSFPALLMHLVSGVGLLTLTATIVDILTLYILPDRFRYRRFVYEESPVLEVKKNE from the exons ATGAATACTACTGAAATATGTTggtacaataaaaaaatttatctaagCTACACGAAGCAG ttggaCACATCACCTGAAGCCACTTTGCGGTTTGTCCTATCTGACCCAAAGGAAGACAATGGTGGCAATGAAAGTGGGCAAATtccttcatttgaaaatttaaccTACTGTTGCAATAGAG ATGTGGAACCAAGCAAATCGTGTACCCCTTGTCAATTTTTGGATGCACAAGAACTATCTTGGCCAGTGGAATCACATACAATTAGTCTGACAACTTTTGCAAAGGATCGCTGGCAGATGAGAAATACCTCATTTTCCTCAATGAGTAATCCTACGCAGTTTGAAACaataaa AGAAAGCCTGTACTTTACAGCTCGGCCTGAGTCAATGTTGGTCAAGATTGAACATGCTGTATTGGCTACAAAGCTTTTTTCAGGAGGAACTGATCTTGCAGCAtcccaaaggaaaatgaaaggatATCTAATTGGTCATGATGGAAAAGTTTTGAGAAG cTTGTCAGCTGATGAAAATATGAATCCAAGAGGCAGAGCAGACAGGCTTCCTATCCAAGAAATCCTTAATGCAGCTGGAGTGGCTAGTCTTGATGAAGTCTCTGACGCTCTTAATGCCAAAGGGAAACCTTTCCGTCGGCATGGCATTGTTCTGCATGTCACAATTCATTATCAGAATACTGATTCAACTATTCTTGGAACAGG TGATATAACATACTCCTATCATGTGAGAAGAATTCCTTACGCTGACTACAGAGTCAATCAACTCATGCCAGTTAGGAGTGAGAGGGAATTTGCTGCAGATTCCAACCACAGGGCACATCAAGAAAATAGACTGTTCAGAAAACGCTATGGTATCAAGATAGAATTTCACCAAAGTGGTAGGCTAG GTCACTTCTCTTTCCCCGCGCTACTGATGCATCTTGTGTCTGGAGTGGGATTATTAACACTAACTGCAACTATAGTTGACATCTTAACACTTTACATCCTGCCTGACAGGTTTCGATATCGTCGGTTTGTGTATGAGGAATCTCCAGTACTggaagtaaagaaaaatgaatga
- the LOC141897094 gene encoding uncharacterized protein LOC141897094: MAERGRKRRKRRDSTTHIKPPLDFIESPINGQKYYCTPVQAARRPFLASSFPVDEKEALKWVSPQFPSPFESDELLQPRKTRGRRKKQDPTQVNSVEPSANKPVFTALQFEHENQIMKTNCKDTNDRKENSQRRSQRMRLKELKKTHFLFQIPPGTHGTIPLNMKEEIVLASETPDHELVMLRRRKERKSKR, encoded by the exons ATGGCGGAACGAGGTAGAAAAAGACGGAAGCGAAGGGATTCTACGACGCACATTAAACCACCCTTAGATTTTATTGAGAGCCCCATAAACGGACAAAAGTACTATTGCACTCCTGTTCAAGCAGCAAGGAGAccttttctggcgtcgtcttTTCCCGTGGATGAAAAAGAAGCGTTGAAATGG GTATCTCCGCAGTTTCCAAGTCCCTTTGAAAGTGATGAATTACTTCAACCACGAAAAACCAGAGGAAGGCGAAAAAAACAGGATCCTACGCAAGTCAATTCTGTGGAACCAAGTGCCAACAAACCTGTTTTTACAGCGTTACAATTTGaacatgaaaatcaaattatgaaaacaaattgcaaGGATACCAATGACAGAAAGGAGAATTCTCAGAGAAGATCCCAAAGAATGAGACtaaaagaactgaaaaagaCTCATTTTCTGTTTCAAATCCCACCGGGAACTCACGGAACAATTCCTCTAAATATGAAGGAAGAAATTGTTCTCGCAAGTGAGACTCCAGATCATGAGCTTGTTATGCTTAGGCGACGAAAGGAGAGGAAGAGCAAAAGATAG